The sequence below is a genomic window from Marinitoga hydrogenitolerans DSM 16785.
TGATAAAGGAAGGTGCAAAAATTGCTCAAAAAAGATCCCGGTAATTATTTAAAAAACAAAGGTATATTATATATTGTAATATTATTTATAGCAATAATTTTAACCTTATTTTTGATTTTTCATAAACCATTGCCGAAATATTTCGAAAAAAAAGATTTTGCTATGGGGACGTGGGTTAATGTTGTTGTAGCAGGCGATAAAATCAGTTCAGAAAAGTTAGCAGATATAGCCTTTGATGAGATGAGAAGAATAGAAAGAAAATTTAGTAAAAATATAAAAACAAGCGTAACATTTAAGTTAAATAAAGAAAGAAATATTACAGCAGATAAAGAAACATTGTTTTTAATAAAAGCAGCAATAAATTATGCAGATTTAACAGGTAGTGCCTTTGACCCAACAATAGGTTCAATAATAAGATTATGGGGTTTTGACGATATTAATAGCGAAAAACGAGTACCCACTCAGGAAGAAATAAACGAAGAACTATCAGGAGTTAGTTATAAATTTATAAAAATAGATGGGAATAAAATATCATTATTAAATAATAAAACAGAAGTAGATTTAGGTGGAATAGCAAAAGGTTATGCAGTCGACATGGCTATCCAAAAAATTAAAGATTTGGATCCAAATGCAACGGGATATATTGATGCTGGAGGAGATATTGGAATAATTGGACCAAAATTTGGTAGATTTGCATGGAGCATAGGTATAAGAGATCCTGATAAAGGACCATATGATATAAAAGAAATAGTATATTTAAAAGAAGGAGCTATAGTTACTTCTGGAAATTATGAAAGATTTTTTATAAAAGATGACGTTAGATATCATCATTTAATTGATCCCAAAACAGGGTATCCTGTTAATTATTATAAAAGCGTTACAATAATAGCAGATAATGCCATGAAAGCAGATGCTATGGCAACAGCGATTTTTATCCTTGGAGACAAATTAATAGGATTAGATTCAATGACAAGATATGGAATACAGGTATATGGAATTACAGCAGATAATAAAATAATAAAAACCACTGGTTTTGATTACTATTTAAAAGAAGAAAAATGAGGGATATAATGAAAAAAGATCTGATGTTTGTTTTAATAATAATAATTATAGCTACAGGAATAATATTATTGCAAAATTCTTTAAAGAACGATCTAAAAGGTGCTGAAGTTTTTGTAAACGGAGAAGAGTTATTTAAAATAACAAAGCCAGGAACATATGCAATATATGGTCAGGATAATGATTATAAATTAAGTGTAGTTTTTAATGGTGAAAAAGTTAGAGTTATAGATGCAGACTGTCCTTTAAAAACATGTGAATATACAGGTTGGGTTGATAATTCAGCACAAGAAATAATATGCTTGCCAAATAAAGTAGTTGTAAAACCTATAGGAAAAGAAAAAGATATAGGAGTTGACATAATTTCATGGTAAAAAATAACATTCCAAGATTAGCAATATTAACAGCATTATCCTCTGCAGTTTATTATCTGGAAACCTTAGTTCCATTTCCAATTCCATTGCCAGGTGCAAGATGGGGTTTTTCTAATTTTGCAATATTATATTCATTGAATTCTGATGAAAATTTGATAAATGGAATTTATATAGCTTTATTTAAGAGTGTTTTAGGGGCATTACTTGCAGGCAAACTATTTAGTCCAACATTTTTAATGGGATTATCTGGAAGTTTAATCGCAACATTTACAATGTATATTGTAATAAAAACAAAAAAATTTGGTATAATAGGAATTAGTGAAGTAGGAGCAATATTTAATAATTTAACTCAGGTTACAATAGGCTGGTTATTTATCGTCAAATCAATAGGGATATTCTGGTATTTACCTCAAATGATTTTATTTGGAACATTTTCAGCTTTAGCTAATGCATTTGTAGTAAAATCAACATTTAGGAGTGTAAATAGATGAAAATAATATTAGGATCAAATTCTCCAAGAAGAAAAGAAATATTATCAAAAATTGGATTATCTTTTGATATAAGAGTATCAACCGCAAAAGAATATAGCGAAAAGGTAAATCCAGTAGATTATGCAAAAGAGTTAAGCTTAAAAAAATCAAAAGATATAGA
It includes:
- a CDS encoding FAD:protein FMN transferase, with the protein product MLKKDPGNYLKNKGILYIVILFIAIILTLFLIFHKPLPKYFEKKDFAMGTWVNVVVAGDKISSEKLADIAFDEMRRIERKFSKNIKTSVTFKLNKERNITADKETLFLIKAAINYADLTGSAFDPTIGSIIRLWGFDDINSEKRVPTQEEINEELSGVSYKFIKIDGNKISLLNNKTEVDLGGIAKGYAVDMAIQKIKDLDPNATGYIDAGGDIGIIGPKFGRFAWSIGIRDPDKGPYDIKEIVYLKEGAIVTSGNYERFFIKDDVRYHHLIDPKTGYPVNYYKSVTIIADNAMKADAMATAIFILGDKLIGLDSMTRYGIQVYGITADNKIIKTTGFDYYLKEEK
- a CDS encoding NusG domain II-containing protein — its product is MKKDLMFVLIIIIIATGIILLQNSLKNDLKGAEVFVNGEELFKITKPGTYAIYGQDNDYKLSVVFNGEKVRVIDADCPLKTCEYTGWVDNSAQEIICLPNKVVVKPIGKEKDIGVDIISW
- a CDS encoding Gx transporter family protein encodes the protein MVKNNIPRLAILTALSSAVYYLETLVPFPIPLPGARWGFSNFAILYSLNSDENLINGIYIALFKSVLGALLAGKLFSPTFLMGLSGSLIATFTMYIVIKTKKFGIIGISEVGAIFNNLTQVTIGWLFIVKSIGIFWYLPQMILFGTFSALANAFVVKSTFRSVNR